A window of Proteus columbae contains these coding sequences:
- the thrB gene encoding homoserine kinase, producing the protein MEIGSLSVVKVYAPASIGNVSVGFDVLGAAVSPIDGQLLGDCVTVEAASVFTLESKGHFVSKLPSDPKQNIVYQCWQLFCEKLGKELSVAMTLEKNMPIGSGLGSSACSVVAALVALNEFAQKPFGERQLLLMMGELEGRISGSVHYDNVAPCYLGGLQLILEQNGTICQSVPTFDDWYWVMAYPGIKVSTAEARAILPKQYSKADIINHGRYLSGFIHACHTQQSGLAANLMQDVIAEPYRTQLLPGFEKAREASQKKGALACGISGSGPTIFTISDSLEIAQEMAEWLKQNYVQNSEGFVHICRIDTRGARQIG; encoded by the coding sequence ATGGAAATTGGGAGTTTAAGCGTGGTTAAAGTTTATGCACCAGCATCAATCGGCAACGTGAGTGTCGGATTTGATGTCCTTGGCGCGGCAGTTTCACCTATTGATGGGCAATTACTGGGTGATTGTGTCACCGTTGAAGCGGCTTCGGTATTTACACTTGAAAGTAAAGGGCACTTTGTTAGCAAATTACCTTCAGATCCTAAGCAAAACATTGTGTATCAATGTTGGCAGTTATTTTGTGAAAAATTAGGCAAAGAACTTTCTGTTGCAATGACGCTTGAGAAAAATATGCCAATTGGTTCTGGTTTAGGATCAAGTGCTTGTTCTGTTGTTGCGGCATTGGTTGCACTTAATGAATTTGCCCAAAAGCCTTTTGGTGAGAGACAATTGCTGCTGATGATGGGGGAGCTTGAAGGACGTATTTCAGGTAGTGTGCACTATGATAATGTTGCACCTTGTTATTTAGGTGGGTTACAACTTATTTTGGAACAAAATGGCACTATTTGTCAGTCTGTACCAACCTTTGATGATTGGTATTGGGTTATGGCATATCCGGGAATTAAAGTTTCTACGGCAGAAGCTAGAGCGATTTTACCAAAACAATACTCTAAAGCAGACATCATTAACCACGGTCGTTATTTATCGGGTTTTATTCATGCTTGCCATACTCAGCAATCAGGACTAGCCGCTAATTTGATGCAAGATGTGATTGCAGAGCCTTATCGCACCCAACTTCTTCCGGGGTTTGAAAAAGCCAGAGAGGCTTCGCAGAAGAAAGGTGCGTTAGCTTGTGGTATTTCCGGCTCAGGCCCTACCATTTTTACGATTAGTGATTCATTAGAAATCGCACAAGAGATGGCCGAATGGCTGAAACAAAACTACGTACAAAACAGTGAAGGCTTTGTACATATCTGCCGTATAGATACGCGTGGCGCAAGACAGATAGGATAA
- the thrC gene encoding threonine synthase → MKLYNLKDNQEQVSFAQAVKQGLGKQQGLFFPQDLPSFSKAEIDELLALDFATRSSRILTAFIGDEIPADVLEKRISTAFAFPAPVTQVEDDVSCLELFHGPTLAFKDFGGRFMAQMLSEVAGNQPVTILTATSGDTGAAVAHAFYKLENVQVVILYPEGKISPLQEKLFCTLGENIHTVAIKGDFDACQSLVKQAFDDEFLKKTMYLNSANSINISRLLAQICYYFEAVAQIPAEKHEQLMISVPSGNFGDLTAGLLAKSLGLPVKRFIAATNVNDTVPRYLDNGKWEPHRTVATLSNAMDVSQPNNWPRIEELYRRKGWDLSDLAHGSVSDETTEETVRELAKKGYISEPHAAVAYRLLRDELKEGEYGLFLGTAHPAKFKESVERILGGELPLPKELAERADKELLSHFLPADFAQLREFLLERAPK, encoded by the coding sequence ATGAAATTATATAATTTGAAAGATAATCAAGAGCAAGTCAGTTTTGCTCAAGCAGTAAAACAAGGTTTGGGTAAACAACAAGGGCTCTTTTTTCCACAAGACTTACCTTCGTTTTCTAAAGCTGAAATTGATGAATTATTAGCACTTGATTTTGCAACACGTAGTAGCCGTATTTTAACAGCCTTTATTGGTGATGAAATTCCTGCTGATGTATTAGAAAAACGTATTAGCACCGCATTTGCATTTCCTGCACCAGTAACCCAAGTTGAAGATGATGTAAGTTGTTTAGAGCTTTTCCACGGCCCGACGCTGGCATTTAAAGACTTTGGTGGTCGTTTTATGGCGCAAATGTTGTCAGAAGTTGCTGGCAACCAACCTGTTACAATTTTAACAGCAACATCAGGTGATACTGGCGCTGCTGTTGCTCATGCTTTCTACAAATTAGAAAATGTACAAGTTGTTATTCTTTATCCTGAAGGCAAAATTAGCCCGTTACAGGAAAAACTGTTCTGTACATTAGGTGAAAACATTCACACTGTTGCAATCAAAGGTGATTTTGATGCTTGCCAGTCATTAGTGAAACAGGCTTTTGATGATGAGTTCTTAAAGAAAACAATGTATTTGAACTCAGCGAACTCCATCAATATCAGCCGTTTGCTTGCTCAAATTTGTTATTATTTTGAGGCCGTTGCACAAATCCCTGCGGAAAAACATGAGCAGCTAATGATTTCAGTACCAAGTGGTAACTTTGGTGATCTCACGGCGGGTTTACTCGCTAAATCTCTGGGATTACCTGTAAAACGCTTTATTGCGGCGACAAACGTAAATGACACCGTTCCTCGCTATTTAGATAATGGTAAATGGGAACCACATCGCACTGTGGCAACGCTTTCTAATGCGATGGATGTTAGTCAACCTAATAACTGGCCACGTATTGAAGAATTGTATCGTCGTAAAGGTTGGGATCTTTCTGATCTTGCTCATGGTTCAGTGAGTGACGAAACAACAGAAGAAACGGTGCGTGAACTCGCGAAGAAAGGCTATATTTCAGAGCCTCATGCCGCGGTTGCTTACCGCTTACTGCGTGATGAGTTGAAAGAGGGCGAATATGGTCTGTTCCTGGGGACAGCCCATCCCGCGAAATTTAAAGAGAGTGTAGAGCGTATTTTAGGGGGTGAGTTGCCATTACCTAAAGAGCTAGCCGAGCGTGCAGATAAAGAATTGCTTTCGCATTTCTTACCTGCTGATTTTGCACAGCTACGTGAGTTTTTATTAGAACGTGCGCCTAAATAA
- a CDS encoding IS30 family transposase: MKYQQLTEGQRYQISILREDNLSCHEIGIRIGVSKSTVSRELRRNTSDTGYNPQQAHQKCCDRRLSSAKRTIPQQTIDFVIFALEWKWSPEQISAIGSIIGLSVSHEWIYQYIYADKRSGGELYRHLRQGKRRYRKGYGQKRGRIPDAVSIELRPSVVDDRSRLGDWEADLVQGKQGTGAIVTLAERKSRIYLTKKVFSKDAVEVSKAIISLLSEYQDVCHTITFDNGLEFSEHKAIAEALNADTYFAHPYASHERGLNENTNGLLRQFIPKGTDLRTVTEEDLQRYQGALNSRPRKCLGFRQPSVVFAELRKAA, from the coding sequence ATGAAGTATCAGCAACTAACCGAAGGACAACGATACCAGATATCGATACTGCGTGAGGATAATTTATCCTGCCATGAGATAGGTATCCGTATCGGTGTAAGCAAGTCCACGGTCTCCCGTGAACTGAGGCGTAACACTTCAGATACTGGTTATAACCCGCAACAGGCACACCAGAAGTGCTGTGATAGGCGGCTGTCATCTGCCAAAAGGACAATTCCTCAGCAGACCATAGATTTCGTGATATTTGCTCTGGAGTGGAAGTGGAGTCCTGAGCAAATAAGTGCAATTGGCAGCATTATTGGTCTTAGCGTCAGCCATGAATGGATTTACCAGTATATCTATGCGGATAAGCGTAGCGGTGGCGAGTTGTACAGGCATCTTAGGCAGGGCAAACGGCGATATCGTAAGGGCTACGGGCAGAAACGAGGGCGCATCCCTGATGCGGTATCCATTGAGCTACGGCCGTCAGTCGTCGATGACCGTAGCCGTCTGGGGGACTGGGAGGCCGATTTGGTGCAGGGTAAACAGGGCACTGGTGCTATCGTGACACTGGCAGAACGCAAAAGCCGTATTTACCTGACAAAAAAGGTGTTTTCAAAGGATGCGGTGGAAGTCAGTAAGGCCATTATCTCACTGCTGAGTGAGTATCAGGATGTATGTCACACAATAACGTTCGATAACGGTCTAGAGTTTAGTGAGCACAAGGCGATAGCAGAAGCACTGAACGCAGATACGTACTTTGCCCATCCGTATGCCTCGCATGAGCGTGGGCTGAACGAGAATACGAATGGGTTGTTAAGACAGTTTATCCCGAAAGGAACAGACCTGCGGACAGTGACAGAAGAAGACTTACAACGCTATCAGGGAGCGTTGAACAGCAGGCCACGCAAGTGTCTGGGGTTCAGACAACCTTCGGTGGTGTTTGCGGAGCTAAGAAAGGCGGCTTAG